The Candidatus Thermoplasmatota archaeon genomic sequence CCGAAGTAGTCCGTGATCCGGCGCTGCCGGAAGAAACGGTCGAGGAGAACGCTCTCGGCGTCCCACGCCTGGCGCCGCACGCGCGAGCGGATCCACGCGACCGCCGCCTCCACGCCTGGGAAGCGCTGCGGCGGCTCCTCCATCGCGCGCCGAACGCCCTCGCGGATGACCCACACGCCAAGCTCGGCCCAATACGCCGGCGAAATCTCGCGGTACACCACGACGGCCGCCTGCCGCCGCAGCCGCTCCAGGCGCTCGAGCACCGACAAGCGCGCGGCGTAGTACGCGCCCGTCACGTTGTCCGCATACGAAGTCCTTCCCTCGTAGGGCTCCCAGTCGGCGGCAGCGGCGTCCTCGGGGGCCCACATGGCGCCACGCTGCCAGCTTTCCAGCATCTCGAAGCTCCACTCGCGCGGCAGGAGGAGGACGTGGAACGAGTTGCCCAGGTGCTCGAACGAATGGACGGTCGCCTCCCCGATCTCCTGGAAGCCCTTCGCCTGCTCGATGAGCCGCTTGCCCAGGATGTCGTCCGTGGCGGTGATGCTCCAGCGCGTGGGCACGAGGCGACGACGATGACCGGCCCCAAGCTGGCCGCTCGAAAGAAGCCTCTGGATGTGGTACGCGTCGATGCCCGAGCGGTAGAGCTCGGTCGCCGCGTCCTCCGCGCGCGCGTCCGTGTCCGACACGAGCGCGTCCACCTTGCGCGGGATGGCCGGGTTGTCGACGACCTTCGCCGTGAGCGCCTCGACGGCCGGGCCAAGCGGGGCCGCGAAGCCCTCGATGGAGGAACGAAGCGAAGCGGGCGGGTCCTTCGCAAGCGTGACCTCGACGGCCGCCGGCCGCTCGGCCTGCGCAAGCAACTGCGCCGCCGCGACGACCGGATGGTCGGGCCGCGCGACCGGCACGAGGCGGCGGGACCGCAGAAGCCCCGAGCGAAGGCCAAGGATGGTTCCGACGTCACCTCCCACCCATTCGCGCGGCGCGTCGAGGCGCGCGGGCGCGTCGGCGCCGGGCGCCACCATGGGCCCCGCGCGCACGGTCGGGTAGCCGTGCCGGCCCACGAACAACGACGGCGGGCTCGGGCCGTAGAGCTCGCGGCCGCGCAAAGGGGCGGGCGCCGGGATCATCTCCCGCACGCGGTCGAGGATCGGGCAGCGCGGCAGGCCGCACAGCAGGCGCGCCGCCTTGCAACGGACGCAAAGCTCGGGCGGAATGCCAAGGTCCCGCGCCGCCTGCGTAGGGGACGGCCCGTCCTGCGGCGGAAGCACGCAGCGCCCAAGGGGCAACGCGGGCATCAAACCAGCGCGCGAGGCCTCCGCCGGTCGCCTCTCCGTCCTCCCCGTCGTCACCTTTATACCGGGGAAGCGGTTTACGCCGCCGTTTGCGCGGGCCCCGTGCCCGATTCGTGATCCCATGAAGCGCTCCTCGCGTGTTTGGAAGAAGCGCGGCCACCAACGCTGGAAATGGCGCAAGAAGCGCATGCGCCGCAGGCTGCGCGCCGCCCGCCAGCGCGTGGGCAAGGCCTAGGCCGCCCGCGGGGACGCCGTCGAAAGGTTCTATTAGGCCGCCAGCCTTGGCGCTCTCGGCCCGCTGCGCGACGCACTCGATGAGGCGCGCGGTGGGTGTGATCGGGTGCGTATCTTGAGCCCACGCGCAAGAGAAGACCCGTTCGTCGCTGTCGAACTCGGCTCGCGTTGGCGCCCGGCTCGCGTCGCTGCGCGACGCTTGCCGACCAACGCTCGGGCGCTGCGGGACTTCGCTCCCGCGGCGCGCGCAAAGCGCGCGCCGCGGTATCGCTCGTCCCGCGCGCCGACTCGTCGCCGGCTTCGCCGGCTCCTCGTCGGGGCCATGGTCTAACCAGGCATGACGGCAGGCTCCAGTTACGCTGCAATTGCCGAGAAGAAGGTCTGGAGAGCCCGAAGCGATCCGGCCGGGTCGCTCCTCCGCGCGGAAGCTTGCGCTTCCGCCGGACCTTCCCGTCCGCGCGATGCGCGGCCGCGAAGGGGGCAATGATCGCTGACTGGAGCGCGAAAGGCGCGTAGAAGAGACCTGCTTGTCTGGGTTCAAAGCTCCCGGGTTTCCGGAATCCGGTGGGTGAAAATCCCAGTGGCCCCACTCAGACGCCCGAGCGTTAGCGAGGGCGGATGAGTGGCGCGGAGGACGAAGCACGCGCGGCCGAGCACAGCGAGGCCGCGCGGCGAAGTCCTCCAGCGCCCGAGCGTTGGTCGCGTGGCGCGCAGCGCCGCGCGGGCACCAACGCGAGCGGACTGGCCGAGCGCAGCGAAGGCCAGTTGAGTGGCAAGGTGACGAGCGACTGCCCGCGCGCAGGGCGCGGCGCGCACGCATTTTACTGCGCAAGTGCGCAGTAAAACGGGTCGTCGTTCGAAGAATCGCGGATCGGGGCGCGTGCCGCGCCCCGTCCGTGCGTTCGCGTTACTTGCCGCCGATGAGCTTCTTGAAGTTGCCCGAGGGGCGGAACTTCGCCTTGACCGCGGCGGGCTTGGGCTTCGTGACGTACTGTTCGCCCGTGAAGGGGTTGATGGCCTTCTTGCCGCCCTTCTGGGCCGGCTTCACGGTCTTGACGAAGCTGCCGACGCCCGAGATGCTGACGCGGCCGGTCTTCTTGAGGCCGCCTGCGATGCTTTCGAAGGTCGTCGCGATCACGGTCCGTGCCTGCTTCTTGGGGAGGTTCGTCTTCTTGGCGACGTTTTCCGCAAGATCGCTCATGGAGTACGCTTTTGCCAGGGATTTCACCCGTCCCCGGGAATCGCGGCCCCATTTTAAATTCCTATGCTTTGCGCCGGCGAACCGCAAAATCCAGCGAAAAATGCCGGGTCCGGGGGCTGTAGGAGTGGACGACGCGCCGGCCCCCCACCGCAAGATCCCACCCGCGGGCTGCCGCGACGGCCGCGAGGGCCTCGACGTGCGCGTCGACCTCAGGTGGCTCCAGGACCGCGTGGTAGTGCAGGACGGCCTCCGGGGCGCAGGCGGAAAGGGCCGCCGGGAGGAACCGGCTGGCCGAGTGCGGCAGGTTCATGAGGACGCGGTCGGCAGGCTCCGCCAGGTTGGCCGCCACCTCGGCGGCGTCCCCCAGCACGGGAACGACGCGGTCGTCGACCTTGTTCCTGCGGGCGTTGGCGGCCAGGAGAGCCACGGCGTCGGGGTTGGCGTCCACGGCCGTCACGCGGCGGGGGCGCGCGCGTTTGGCCAGGAGGATGGCAAAAGGCCCCACGCCCGCGAAAAGGTC encodes the following:
- a CDS encoding Nre family DNA repair protein; translated protein: MPALPLGRCVLPPQDGPSPTQAARDLGIPPELCVRCKAARLLCGLPRCPILDRVREMIPAPAPLRGRELYGPSPPSLFVGRHGYPTVRAGPMVAPGADAPARLDAPREWVGGDVGTILGLRSGLLRSRRLVPVARPDHPVVAAAQLLAQAERPAAVEVTLAKDPPASLRSSIEGFAAPLGPAVEALTAKVVDNPAIPRKVDALVSDTDARAEDAATELYRSGIDAYHIQRLLSSGQLGAGHRRRLVPTRWSITATDDILGKRLIEQAKGFQEIGEATVHSFEHLGNSFHVLLLPREWSFEMLESWQRGAMWAPEDAAAADWEPYEGRTSYADNVTGAYYAARLSVLERLERLRRQAAVVVYREISPAYWAELGVWVIREGVRRAMEEPPQRFPGVEAAVAWIRSRVRRQAWDAESVLLDRFFRQRRITDYFG
- a CDS encoding HU family DNA-binding protein, which gives rise to MSDLAENVAKKTNLPKKQARTVIATTFESIAGGLKKTGRVSISGVGSFVKTVKPAQKGGKKAINPFTGEQYVTKPKPAAVKAKFRPSGNFKKLIGGK